A region of Planococcus sp. MSAK28401 DNA encodes the following proteins:
- a CDS encoding cold-shock protein yields the protein MEQGTVKWFNAEKGFGFIEREAGDDVFVHFSAIQSDGFKSLDEGQTVTFDIEEGQRGLQATNVTKA from the coding sequence ATGGAACAAGGTACAGTTAAGTGGTTTAATGCAGAAAAAGGTTTTGGTTTTATCGAGCGTGAAGCAGGAGATGACGTATTCGTACATTTCTCAGCTATCCAAAGCGACGGTTTCAAATCTTTAGACGAAGGTCAAACTGTAACATTTGATATCGAAGAAGGACAACGTGGCCTACAAGCTACAAACGTTACAAAAGCTTAA
- a CDS encoding general stress protein — protein MKSTNHTFEVAYTEQELEAKVEALKSHGHTKNDIHVLAENADILNAIEIQEEVQTHETETITDKFKSMFTGKDAVREELTKLNLTQTEIEQFHDILENEGIVLYAEHRHNHQ, from the coding sequence ATGAAATCGACAAACCATACGTTTGAAGTGGCTTATACTGAACAGGAACTTGAGGCAAAGGTGGAAGCATTGAAATCTCACGGGCATACAAAAAATGATATTCATGTTTTAGCAGAAAATGCGGATATTCTTAATGCCATTGAAATCCAAGAAGAAGTGCAGACGCACGAAACAGAAACCATCACAGACAAATTCAAGTCTATGTTTACCGGGAAAGACGCGGTACGCGAAGAATTAACTAAACTAAATTTAACCCAAACGGAAATCGAACAATTTCATGACATTCTTGAAAATGAAGGAATTGTGCTATATGCAGAGCATCGACATAATCACCAATAG
- a CDS encoding DUF4179 domain-containing protein, with amino-acid sequence MKDVYQILNEVDVDTMEYDIPELTSFEKKRMKKRIKKKIQQRTTKIRSKLWAISAAALIILSLGIGVQPTALAKMPILGPLLEHYLGMEDGQTLESYKTILGQSIENEQGTITLNEVIIDEGRLLINSTFETTSENIKLENVNPFPTILINGEEVSGNGGGDVQQLGDSTYSLFSSMDVQALDMGKPLDIKIIYEGIVPSMWAKEEWTFEFRASGEALLAVSKTISINQQFSLENGQRILVEELVLSPVSSTLKYHLYSNNDLDYEFDVRMLVEDGTGKVYEPQEERTLGKDAYFRFEALAEDVSTLKVTPFVISGKEGKEKTDYHEVLDTEAFEVEIK; translated from the coding sequence ATGAAAGACGTTTATCAAATACTGAATGAAGTTGACGTGGATACGATGGAATACGACATTCCAGAATTGACTAGCTTCGAAAAAAAGAGAATGAAAAAGCGTATAAAAAAGAAGATACAACAGCGAACAACAAAAATCCGTTCAAAATTATGGGCTATTTCAGCCGCAGCGTTAATCATACTTTCATTGGGCATTGGAGTGCAGCCCACTGCACTGGCGAAAATGCCGATTCTTGGTCCTTTATTGGAACATTATTTGGGTATGGAAGACGGCCAAACATTGGAAAGTTACAAGACGATTCTCGGACAATCAATAGAAAATGAACAGGGCACTATCACCTTAAATGAAGTAATCATCGATGAGGGACGTTTATTGATCAATAGCACTTTTGAGACGACTTCCGAAAACATTAAGTTAGAGAACGTCAATCCATTCCCGACCATATTAATCAATGGGGAAGAGGTTTCTGGGAATGGTGGTGGCGATGTGCAGCAATTGGGAGATTCCACTTATTCCTTATTCAGCTCTATGGATGTCCAAGCGCTGGATATGGGCAAACCACTGGATATCAAAATTATTTATGAGGGGATAGTTCCAAGTATGTGGGCCAAAGAGGAATGGACTTTTGAATTCAGGGCCTCAGGCGAAGCGTTGCTTGCAGTAAGCAAGACTATCTCCATCAACCAACAATTTTCATTGGAAAATGGACAGCGCATCTTAGTGGAAGAATTAGTTTTGTCACCTGTCTCCAGCACCTTGAAATACCATTTATACAGCAATAATGACTTGGACTATGAGTTTGATGTCCGAATGTTAGTCGAAGACGGGACGGGCAAGGTCTATGAACCACAAGAAGAGCGTACTTTAGGAAAGGATGCCTATTTCCGATTTGAAGCGTTGGCAGAAGATGTCTCCACGTTGAAGGTAACGCCTTTCGTCATTTCTGGAAAAGAAGGGAAAGAAAAAACTGACTATCATGAGGTGCTGGACACGGAAGCCTTTGAGGTAGAGATTAAGTGA
- a CDS encoding 3-hydroxyacyl-CoA dehydrogenase yields MDFKYITVAGSGVLGSQIAFQSAYHGFDVAVYDINDEALTRAKERFEVLKGHFKKDLKATDEELDAAYNRLSFHTDLGEAVKNADLLIEAVPEVLDIKKEFYTNLAKVAPAQTVFATNTSTMLPSTFAEYTGRPEKFLALHFANDIWRSNTAEIMGHGGTDESVFNDVVEFSKAIGMVALPLQKEQPGYILNTLLVPFLNSAQYLVVNGIADPHTVDKTWMIATGAPRGPFAILDVIGINTPYHLSVAKANAGDGEAAKVAEYLKTEFLDKGRMGIQNGKGFYDYPNPRYMDKDFLKE; encoded by the coding sequence ATGGATTTCAAATATATCACGGTCGCGGGAAGCGGTGTGCTGGGTAGCCAAATCGCTTTCCAGTCTGCGTATCATGGATTCGATGTCGCGGTATACGACATCAACGATGAAGCTTTAACTCGTGCAAAAGAACGTTTCGAAGTGCTTAAAGGACATTTCAAGAAAGACTTGAAAGCGACGGATGAAGAGTTGGATGCGGCGTATAACCGCCTGTCTTTCCATACGGATTTAGGGGAAGCCGTAAAGAATGCCGATTTGCTGATTGAAGCGGTGCCTGAAGTGCTCGATATCAAAAAAGAGTTCTACACGAATTTGGCGAAAGTCGCACCGGCACAAACGGTCTTTGCGACCAATACGTCGACGATGCTGCCGAGTACGTTTGCTGAATACACAGGGCGCCCTGAGAAGTTTTTGGCGCTTCACTTCGCTAACGATATCTGGCGCAGCAATACCGCGGAAATCATGGGCCATGGCGGCACGGATGAGTCGGTCTTCAATGACGTGGTCGAGTTTTCTAAAGCGATTGGCATGGTCGCGTTGCCGCTCCAGAAAGAACAACCTGGCTATATTTTGAATACCTTGCTCGTGCCATTTTTGAACTCGGCGCAGTATTTGGTCGTCAACGGCATCGCCGATCCGCATACCGTCGACAAGACCTGGATGATCGCAACCGGTGCACCGAGAGGGCCGTTCGCAATTTTGGACGTTATCGGCATCAACACGCCGTATCACTTGTCAGTCGCCAAAGCCAATGCCGGCGACGGAGAAGCAGCAAAAGTCGCGGAATACTTGAAAACGGAATTCCTCGACAAAGGCCGCATGGGCATCCAGAACGGCAAAGGCTTCTATGATTACCCGAACCCGCGTTATATGGATAAGGATTTTTTGAAGGAATAA
- a CDS encoding DMT family transporter, with product MNLQWGKVLIAALFEVAWVVGLKHADSLGEWLITIVAIAVSFTLLIDAGNKLPVGTVYAVFVGLGTAGTVLSEIVFFNEPVSTAKLVLVGILLLGVIGLKLVTPDSAPERSEA from the coding sequence ATGAATCTTCAATGGGGAAAAGTATTAATCGCGGCATTATTTGAAGTGGCGTGGGTTGTGGGATTAAAGCATGCGGATTCGCTCGGCGAATGGCTGATCACGATTGTCGCAATCGCCGTCAGCTTCACTTTGCTGATCGATGCCGGAAACAAATTGCCGGTCGGCACGGTGTATGCAGTGTTCGTCGGGCTCGGGACGGCCGGGACGGTCTTGTCCGAAATCGTCTTTTTCAACGAACCTGTCAGTACCGCAAAACTGGTATTGGTCGGGATTTTACTGCTCGGTGTTATCGGCTTGAAACTCGTAACACCGGATTCAGCACCTGAAAGGAGCGAAGCGTAA
- a CDS encoding FtsX-like permease family protein produces MKSLNQLAFRLFRENKFLVFTSVMSIAIAVSLVLTMALFTVNAKQTLQDDLRKMYGDMDMALVYSDDNPVEDEQELLQLISDHPSTVAVSQALVTQTYVEPLGGKVYTLGIENDPIAKSRYKTSVDLTKDTVAITENLAGSLKLSVGDQIEIENDSFEITEILKNAQGTGIAPDMVVFALERAKLFHDEALPVLKNETTALMVKTAEETDLIAMANEVKKIQPDLRVDIIEEDETAKNNLNSLTLFIGILSMLILIVTAIMVISNFDLFIYKNKNQFAIMRALGAKTEQLSKIIRIQSTMITVAGALLGLAIAYAANQFLQPSFGKWFSVSLTQMPFAWEVAIPVLAIASLLIQLFLYIPVLKSSKILPLRILQENEELDFKHHGMRKAAIKILWISSLVSLLIGVILAVEENARAILILLSGFLLLASLFLVLPMWLTMLLNVLIPASGKLPSRNVLIALQNLKPQVKKNSFVILSISVVMIIAVFGSVMLSTIKQNNTDYINEQFPTSLVITSRIQQSEINPVKLSEELRNQVQVAQVATVSTFGGAELFIEDGSMSFDYTLGDLKALESAKVIPEIGKEELASAAIISPLFAEKYKVQVGDSLKIGIYSDEKQHAEYVVTMVVSAVSDAIDDGEVLFDWQAKALNTSSTNFNKAYVNTYDESEAIDSLETLASKYPELTVNVHATSLEEASDMFLQRWAIFILVLIILVVSVMAGVLNTLLNNILSKRKEFAVLRTIGVRPMGVVKIIVSQISFYLLIGLVFGALCGLVFSVIVSLIDSGNMAIDFSLMMWVAASMWVVSLIIFVPVGWAIGNKKIRMEILSDNK; encoded by the coding sequence ATGAAATCACTCAATCAATTGGCGTTCCGTTTATTTAGAGAAAACAAGTTTTTGGTCTTCACCTCGGTTATGAGCATTGCCATAGCAGTCTCTCTTGTACTGACCATGGCGCTATTTACCGTAAATGCGAAACAAACCCTGCAAGATGATCTGCGAAAGATGTATGGGGATATGGATATGGCCCTTGTTTATAGCGATGACAATCCCGTGGAGGATGAGCAGGAATTATTGCAACTGATATCAGACCATCCTTCGACAGTTGCTGTTTCGCAAGCGCTGGTTACCCAAACATATGTAGAGCCGCTAGGCGGAAAAGTCTACACTCTGGGAATCGAAAACGATCCAATTGCAAAAAGCAGGTATAAAACAAGCGTAGATTTAACGAAAGACACAGTCGCCATCACAGAAAATCTGGCAGGGTCTCTCAAGCTTTCAGTAGGCGATCAAATCGAAATTGAAAACGATTCATTTGAAATCACTGAAATTTTGAAGAACGCTCAAGGAACAGGGATTGCTCCTGATATGGTGGTTTTCGCATTAGAGAGAGCAAAGCTATTTCACGACGAAGCACTGCCAGTCCTTAAAAACGAAACCACGGCTTTAATGGTGAAAACCGCAGAAGAAACCGACTTAATTGCAATGGCCAATGAAGTAAAAAAGATCCAGCCGGACTTGCGCGTGGATATTATTGAAGAGGATGAAACAGCAAAAAACAACTTGAACTCCTTGACCTTATTTATTGGCATCCTTTCGATGCTCATTTTGATCGTTACGGCTATCATGGTCATTTCCAATTTTGACTTGTTTATCTATAAGAATAAAAACCAGTTTGCGATTATGAGAGCGCTTGGCGCGAAAACTGAGCAACTGTCCAAGATTATCCGCATTCAAAGCACAATGATTACAGTTGCTGGCGCATTGCTTGGGTTGGCGATTGCTTATGCAGCGAATCAATTCCTGCAACCAAGTTTTGGAAAGTGGTTTTCCGTTTCACTGACTCAAATGCCATTTGCCTGGGAAGTGGCGATTCCCGTATTGGCCATAGCTAGTCTGTTGATTCAACTGTTCCTTTATATCCCAGTTCTCAAATCATCAAAAATTTTGCCATTAAGGATTCTCCAGGAAAATGAAGAGCTAGATTTTAAACATCATGGAATGCGAAAGGCAGCAATCAAGATCCTATGGATTTCATCACTTGTATCGCTGCTGATTGGCGTTATTCTTGCTGTGGAAGAAAACGCGAGGGCGATATTGATTTTATTGAGTGGTTTTTTGCTATTAGCTAGTCTTTTCTTAGTATTGCCCATGTGGCTGACTATGTTATTGAATGTGCTGATACCAGCATCCGGGAAGCTGCCATCCCGCAATGTATTAATTGCACTTCAGAATTTAAAGCCACAAGTCAAAAAGAATAGCTTCGTGATTCTTTCAATTAGCGTGGTCATGATTATCGCTGTTTTCGGTTCAGTAATGCTGAGTACCATTAAGCAGAACAATACAGACTATATCAATGAACAGTTTCCCACTTCTTTGGTTATTACAAGCCGCATTCAACAATCTGAAATTAATCCGGTTAAACTTAGTGAAGAACTACGTAACCAAGTCCAAGTCGCGCAAGTCGCCACTGTCAGCACTTTTGGCGGGGCAGAGTTGTTCATTGAAGACGGGTCGATGTCTTTTGACTATACGCTGGGTGATCTAAAGGCGCTAGAGAGTGCAAAGGTCATACCGGAAATCGGAAAAGAGGAACTAGCATCAGCAGCGATCATTTCCCCGCTGTTTGCTGAAAAGTACAAAGTCCAAGTGGGTGACTCCTTAAAAATTGGTATCTACTCGGATGAAAAGCAACACGCTGAATACGTGGTGACTATGGTAGTAAGTGCTGTTTCAGATGCAATTGATGATGGAGAAGTACTTTTTGATTGGCAAGCGAAGGCGTTAAATACTTCTTCAACTAACTTTAATAAAGCCTACGTGAATACATATGACGAATCAGAGGCCATCGATTCTCTTGAAACCTTGGCCAGCAAGTATCCAGAACTCACAGTCAATGTACATGCAACTTCGCTGGAAGAGGCTTCAGACATGTTCTTGCAGCGATGGGCCATCTTTATTTTGGTACTAATTATACTTGTTGTTTCTGTTATGGCAGGTGTCTTGAACACCCTCTTGAATAATATTCTGTCGAAACGAAAAGAGTTTGCAGTACTCCGGACAATCGGCGTTAGGCCAATGGGGGTTGTGAAAATCATTGTCTCCCAAATTTCTTTCTATCTTTTGATCGGCCTTGTCTTCGGTGCGCTATGCGGATTGGTATTTTCTGTTATCGTTTCACTGATTGATTCAGGCAATATGGCGATCGACTTTTCATTGATGATGTGGGTAGCCGCGAGTATGTGGGTGGTCAGTTTGATAATCTTTGTGCCTGTAGGATGGGCTATAGGAAATAAAAAGATAAGAATGGAAATATTGAGTGACAATAAGTAA
- a CDS encoding sigma-70 family RNA polymerase sigma factor, protein MKITHENLVQELKRKNEDALQFVIDQYGGLIKSIVTHHLYRFSHVHDECIDDILLAVWDHIDSFNEKTNSLKNWLAAISKYKAIDYKRRYIKLAEKQQPGDYELETNQVDERQLVMKTELSLETEALLEQLTPEDRQLFIDYYIDGKDTTSLANELSVKKSVIHNRLSRGRRKLKGLKRIFGNQ, encoded by the coding sequence ATGAAAATCACACATGAAAACCTTGTGCAGGAACTAAAACGAAAAAATGAAGATGCTTTACAATTTGTGATTGATCAATACGGTGGATTAATTAAAAGCATCGTCACACATCATTTGTATCGATTCAGCCATGTTCATGATGAATGTATAGATGACATTCTATTAGCCGTTTGGGATCATATTGATTCTTTTAATGAAAAAACCAACTCTTTGAAGAATTGGTTAGCTGCTATTTCCAAGTATAAAGCGATTGATTATAAGAGAAGGTACATAAAGTTGGCTGAAAAACAGCAGCCTGGAGATTACGAATTGGAGACAAACCAAGTGGATGAGAGGCAGCTGGTTATGAAAACGGAATTGAGTTTGGAAACAGAAGCACTATTAGAACAGCTGACACCAGAAGATCGACAGCTATTTATTGATTATTATATCGACGGAAAAGATACCACTAGTCTTGCAAACGAACTAAGCGTGAAAAAATCGGTAATCCATAACAGGTTATCCCGAGGGAGAAGAAAATTAAAAGGGTTGAAACGAATTTTCGGAAACCAATAA
- a CDS encoding FMN-binding negative transcriptional regulator, producing MYIPKYYKVNDPEEIREFIEAHSFGTIITAGKGRPLATHLPFQLKKEQDGYVLRGHFARGNPQWHTIEDAGEVLVTFQGPHSYITSSWYEEKDIPTWNYQAAHVYGTGRLLSEDELREDLVTLLEKHEQHRDEPVLWDTLPTELLKKDIKGIVGFKIHITDIQAAFKLSQNQSPEDYQHVVDGLRKENDPLSEEVADVMDKRRP from the coding sequence ATGTATATCCCGAAATACTATAAAGTGAATGACCCGGAAGAGATTCGCGAGTTTATCGAAGCCCATTCATTCGGTACGATTATTACCGCTGGCAAAGGCCGACCGCTTGCGACGCATTTGCCTTTCCAACTGAAAAAAGAACAAGACGGATATGTGCTGCGCGGGCACTTTGCACGCGGCAATCCGCAATGGCATACAATTGAAGACGCGGGTGAAGTATTGGTGACGTTCCAAGGGCCGCATTCCTACATCACCTCTTCCTGGTACGAGGAAAAAGACATTCCGACATGGAATTACCAAGCAGCGCATGTGTACGGCACGGGCCGTTTGCTGTCGGAAGATGAACTGCGAGAAGATTTGGTGACCTTGCTCGAGAAGCACGAACAACATCGCGACGAGCCGGTTCTGTGGGACACCCTCCCGACCGAGCTGCTCAAAAAAGATATTAAAGGCATCGTCGGGTTCAAGATCCACATCACCGATATCCAAGCTGCATTTAAGCTAAGCCAGAATCAGTCGCCTGAAGACTATCAGCATGTCGTTGATGGCTTGCGCAAAGAGAATGACCCTTTGTCTGAAGAAGTCGCAGACGTCATGGACAAAAGGCGTCCCTAG
- a CDS encoding DMT family transporter: protein MAWISLIFAGLFEMVGVAMINKWHHDRKWQSLAMLLGGFIASFLFLSVAMESLPMGTAYAIWTGIGASGGAIIGMLFYNESKDWRRILFIAMVLGSAVGLKLVS, encoded by the coding sequence ATGGCTTGGATTTCATTGATATTTGCAGGGCTTTTTGAAATGGTCGGTGTCGCGATGATCAACAAATGGCATCACGACCGAAAATGGCAGTCACTCGCGATGCTCCTCGGCGGCTTTATCGCGAGCTTCTTATTCTTGTCCGTTGCGATGGAAAGCTTGCCGATGGGAACGGCGTATGCCATCTGGACCGGCATCGGGGCATCGGGTGGCGCAATCATCGGCATGCTGTTTTACAACGAATCCAAAGACTGGCGGCGCATCCTGTTTATCGCGATGGTGCTCGGTTCAGCGGTCGGTTTGAAGCTTGTTTCTTAA
- a CDS encoding carbohydrate kinase family protein, whose amino-acid sequence MGSLFSIGEVLIDFIPHQKGIALKDVDSFTRVPGGAPANVAAAVAKFGGTASMITKVGQDAFGDFLLERLAEVGVKTDKIPRTKEANTGLAFVSLRDDGERDFSFYRNPSADLLLKPSEVNADWFGQGDVLHFGSVDLVDSPMKKAHVKAIGAAKLHGAIISFDPNVRLPLWDNPKQCREAIQEFIPKAHIVKVSDDELEFITGIVDESIAINSLFTGEVLAVVLTKGAKGADLYVQNQKYSSTGYSVKVEDTTGAGDAFTGAFLYQLLNLDAGPANLEAILSEHHQELLAFANASGALATTGKGAISSLPTKDEVLELME is encoded by the coding sequence ATGGGAAGTTTGTTCTCGATTGGCGAAGTACTAATCGATTTTATTCCCCATCAAAAAGGCATCGCCTTGAAAGATGTGGATTCTTTTACGCGAGTGCCTGGAGGGGCGCCAGCCAATGTGGCAGCTGCGGTCGCGAAGTTTGGCGGCACGGCTTCAATGATCACCAAAGTGGGACAAGATGCCTTTGGTGATTTTCTGTTGGAACGGCTTGCCGAGGTGGGAGTAAAAACCGATAAGATTCCACGGACAAAAGAAGCGAATACCGGACTGGCTTTCGTTTCGCTGCGCGATGACGGGGAACGGGACTTTTCGTTTTACCGGAATCCTTCCGCCGATTTACTGCTTAAACCCTCAGAAGTGAATGCCGACTGGTTCGGGCAAGGGGACGTTCTGCATTTCGGTTCGGTCGATTTAGTCGACAGCCCGATGAAAAAAGCACACGTGAAAGCGATCGGTGCAGCCAAGTTGCACGGTGCCATCATCAGTTTTGACCCCAATGTGCGCCTGCCGCTTTGGGATAACCCCAAGCAGTGCCGGGAGGCCATTCAGGAATTTATTCCGAAGGCGCATATCGTCAAAGTTTCTGACGACGAACTGGAGTTCATCACCGGCATAGTGGACGAGTCCATAGCCATTAACTCGTTGTTCACAGGGGAGGTGTTGGCGGTGGTGTTAACGAAAGGCGCTAAGGGAGCAGATCTGTACGTACAAAATCAAAAATACTCGTCCACGGGATATTCAGTGAAAGTCGAAGATACCACTGGGGCAGGAGATGCATTCACTGGCGCTTTCTTGTACCAATTATTGAATCTGGATGCAGGCCCAGCCAATCTGGAAGCCATTTTAAGTGAGCATCACCAGGAACTGCTGGCTTTTGCGAATGCGAGCGGGGCGCTGGCCACTACTGGAAAAGGGGCTATATCTTCGCTTCCGACGAAAGATGAGGTCTTGGAGTTAATGGAATAG
- a CDS encoding ABC transporter ATP-binding protein, whose amino-acid sequence MRKITLEVNNLVKKYSGRGFEVEALKDVSFNLYAGEFVAIMGTSGSGKSTLLNVIGALDEPTSGKIRLNGVDSEGFFSEPKATDYRRENIGFIFQAYNLLKDLTVEENISLPLLLKNESKESIERKTASMVERMGLTKWKAHRPVQLSGGQQQRIAIGRALIGEPPILLADELTGNLDANTSEEILEVLTSMKDELNQSILVVTHDPKVATYADRVLFFHDGAIINEYECSGERDLEHIMEISQSILKGSAI is encoded by the coding sequence ATGAGAAAAATAACTTTGGAAGTTAATAATCTAGTTAAGAAATACAGTGGCAGAGGGTTCGAAGTTGAAGCGTTAAAAGATGTTTCGTTCAATTTGTATGCTGGGGAATTTGTCGCAATTATGGGGACGAGTGGATCTGGAAAAAGCACCTTACTCAATGTTATTGGCGCATTGGATGAACCGACCAGCGGTAAAATTCGATTGAATGGTGTAGATTCGGAAGGTTTCTTTTCTGAACCGAAAGCGACGGACTACCGACGGGAAAATATCGGATTTATCTTTCAAGCTTATAACTTGTTGAAAGACTTAACGGTGGAAGAGAATATTTCATTGCCACTGCTCTTAAAAAACGAATCTAAAGAATCCATTGAGAGAAAAACGGCCAGTATGGTGGAACGGATGGGGTTAACAAAGTGGAAAGCACATCGTCCGGTCCAATTATCGGGTGGACAGCAACAGCGCATTGCTATTGGCCGGGCTCTTATCGGCGAACCACCGATACTTTTGGCAGATGAATTGACGGGGAATTTAGATGCCAATACATCCGAAGAAATTTTAGAAGTATTGACTTCTATGAAGGACGAACTCAATCAAAGCATACTTGTGGTAACGCATGACCCCAAAGTCGCTACCTATGCAGATCGTGTCTTGTTTTTCCACGACGGCGCCATCATCAATGAGTACGAATGTTCCGGTGAACGGGATCTTGAACACATCATGGAAATCTCCCAGAGTATTTTAAAAGGTTCGGCTATATGA
- a CDS encoding glycoside hydrolase family 32 protein yields MELPRGKSYIRLDQISQEDIDNLILRVNSCTWRQTFHIQPVSGLLNDPNGFCFYNGEYHLYYQWHPLGPFHGLKYWYHTKSTDLVNWENVGIAIKPDEYFDSHGAYSGSAVEHDGKLYLLYTGNTRDENLVRHPYLCIAQMDDDGNIIKSKKSVLDKVPDGYTEHFRDPKLWKVEDRYYAVIGAQRADETGAVCLLSSTDLLEWKFEGELATNLDNFGFMWECPDYFEMEDRGILIFSPQGLEPEGDLYQNIYQAGYVLGEKIDLARRELTHGGFIELDRGFDFYAPHTMKDPSGRRLMVAWMGLPEIEYPTDINGWANCLTILRELSLRDGKIIQTPIPELQSLRKAKTEAQGELLDENKVIEGFSGVTYELICEFERGDALEYGIEFRASEEEKTVIKFDAVQGKVIMDRALSGKVIGSKHGTERKCRMDGDVYKFHLFVDSSSVEIFVNDGEEVFTARIFPDIRSQEIRFFATGGQAAFKAVKWDY; encoded by the coding sequence ATGGAGTTACCGCGGGGGAAAAGTTACATTCGGCTCGATCAGATCAGCCAAGAAGATATAGATAATTTGATTTTAAGGGTCAATAGCTGTACGTGGCGGCAAACCTTCCATATCCAACCGGTTTCTGGGCTTCTCAACGATCCGAACGGTTTCTGTTTTTACAACGGGGAATATCATTTATATTATCAATGGCATCCGCTCGGGCCGTTTCATGGCTTGAAGTATTGGTACCACACCAAATCGACAGACCTAGTCAACTGGGAGAATGTCGGAATCGCGATCAAGCCGGACGAGTATTTTGACAGCCACGGGGCATATTCGGGTAGTGCTGTGGAACATGACGGAAAATTATACTTGTTGTACACCGGAAATACACGGGATGAGAATCTCGTAAGACATCCTTACCTGTGCATCGCGCAGATGGACGATGATGGAAATATCATCAAGTCGAAAAAATCCGTGCTCGATAAAGTGCCAGATGGGTATACCGAGCATTTCCGCGATCCGAAATTATGGAAAGTGGAAGACCGGTATTACGCGGTCATCGGCGCCCAGCGAGCCGATGAGACAGGGGCTGTTTGTTTACTGAGTTCGACAGACTTGCTGGAATGGAAGTTTGAAGGAGAACTCGCTACCAATTTAGATAATTTCGGTTTTATGTGGGAATGCCCGGATTATTTTGAAATGGAAGACCGGGGCATCTTGATTTTTTCTCCTCAAGGACTCGAGCCAGAAGGGGATCTTTATCAAAACATCTACCAGGCCGGTTATGTGCTCGGCGAGAAAATCGATTTAGCACGCCGGGAATTGACTCACGGGGGCTTTATCGAATTGGATAGAGGGTTCGATTTTTACGCACCGCATACAATGAAAGATCCGAGCGGCAGGCGGCTTATGGTTGCCTGGATGGGTCTGCCCGAAATTGAATATCCTACCGACATCAATGGATGGGCCAACTGCTTGACCATCCTTCGGGAATTATCGCTTCGGGACGGGAAAATCATTCAAACGCCGATTCCGGAACTTCAATCACTACGCAAGGCTAAAACCGAAGCACAAGGGGAACTTTTGGATGAAAACAAAGTGATTGAAGGATTCTCTGGAGTCACGTATGAGCTAATTTGTGAGTTTGAACGAGGGGACGCCTTGGAATACGGCATTGAATTCCGTGCGAGTGAGGAAGAAAAAACGGTGATTAAATTCGATGCAGTCCAAGGGAAAGTCATCATGGACCGCGCATTATCGGGCAAAGTGATTGGCAGCAAGCATGGAACCGAACGCAAATGCCGGATGGACGGGGATGTGTACAAGTTCCATCTGTTTGTCGATTCATCATCCGTCGAGATCTTTGTGAACGACGGGGAAGAAGTGTTTACCGCACGGATTTTCCCGGATATCCGAAGCCAGGAAATTCGGTTTTTTGCGACCGGCGGCCAGGCAGCGTTCAAAGCAGTGAAGTGGGACTACTGA
- a CDS encoding GNAT family N-acetyltransferase, translated as MASLRKCTASDLQELQDISILTYKETFDEHNSEENMNAYLEAAYNKPKLEKELATPSSHFYFAMVEDEVAGYLKINTDEAQTEPMGDQALEVERIYIKKKFQKNGAGKVLMNQAFEMAEKLGKEKIWLGVWEHNNNARAFYDKKGFVETGSHSFFMGDDEQTDLILTKTL; from the coding sequence ATGGCAAGCCTACGTAAATGCACAGCAAGCGACCTTCAAGAACTGCAAGACATCAGTATTCTCACTTATAAGGAAACATTCGATGAACACAATAGCGAAGAAAACATGAACGCCTATCTTGAAGCGGCCTATAACAAGCCGAAGCTCGAGAAAGAACTCGCCACCCCTTCTTCCCATTTCTATTTCGCGATGGTCGAAGATGAAGTGGCGGGCTATTTGAAAATTAACACAGACGAAGCGCAAACCGAGCCGATGGGTGACCAGGCGCTCGAAGTGGAGCGCATCTACATCAAGAAGAAGTTCCAGAAAAACGGTGCCGGTAAAGTGTTGATGAATCAAGCGTTTGAGATGGCGGAAAAACTGGGAAAAGAAAAGATATGGCTCGGCGTATGGGAGCACAACAACAATGCCCGGGCTTTTTACGACAAGAAAGGCTTTGTCGAGACCGGCAGCCATTCGTTTTTCATGGGCGATGACGAGCAGACGGATTTGATTTTGACGAAGACTTTGTAA